GATAACGCAATTTTTGACAACCTTATTATTCTAAGCCATCAAGGCATAATTCGTTGTTGGTTGTTAGTGGTTAGTAGTTAGTTATTTACTAATTACCTCACCCCACCCTACGGGAAGCCGCGCAAAGCGCGTCTACACACTCCTTACACCCCTCACACTCCCCTCACACTCCCCCCACCTCCCCCCTCCTACTTCCCAGCTTGGTTCGTTGTTGCTGGAGCAGGGGTTGAGAAGTTGTCTTCAAAATATAGAAGCGATCGCGCTGTTTTGAAATATTTTGCCCAGCGTCGTGGATCGGGACGATTGCGCCACTGGGGGCGAGTAACTGCTAATTCTAAAACTGGTGCGATCGCTCCGTTGTTTTGTACGGAGACAAATATGGAAACATCTGTTACCAAGATATCTTGATCAAAACTACGTTGAGCAGCAGATCTGGCAGCGGCTTCTGCTCTTTGCAGTAGGGTTTCGTAGTTTTCTTCTGGTAAGCGATCAATAGACAGGTCTACTCTGGCGGTGTAAGCTCGCACAATCTCGGGTGCGATCGCGCCCATTGACAGCCAAATCGGAACCGCAGTACCCAGCAAAACTACTGCCTGAGCTATCCGGATTCTCTTAGCAATTAATGGCATAAGTTGAATAAGTCTCTGATAAGAAATTCTATTTCCACAGAGAATTCTGCATGATGACTGATGACTGTAACTCTTCATAAGCTGTATACTCCTCACTATGAAAATTTTTGGTGAATCCAAGCACAGTATAATTTCGGTTAATCAAGTAAGAAAAAATACATAATTTGTATTTTGTATCTAAATGAAAGCCAACCTGAATTAGGAATTGTGAACACCGAACTCCCAACTCCCAATTGTTTTAGTCACCCAGACTATCAATAAAACACTAGGTTAGCTTTGTTTTTTCAGCAAAGACAACCGCGATTTTAAGTAAGCAAAACATAACCGGCAGAAAGTGCGATGGCAAATAACTGGGCGATCGCTATTGGCGTAAATCAATATCAATTCTTTCAACCGTTAGGATGTGCTCAAGCCGATGCCGAGGCGTTAAAAGACTTCTTGGTAGTAGAAGCAGGTTTTTTACAACAACAGTGTCTATTAATGACAGACACTTCCCCACCTCTAGGTGATAGATCTACTTATCCCACCAAGGAAAACATTCTGCTTTTATTAGAAGATTTAGCTGCGGCATGTTGGCAGCCCCAAGACAGACTGTGGTTTTTCTTTAGTGGTTATGGCATCAATCACAACGGACAAGATTATCTGATGCCTATAGAAGCAAACCCCGCTCAAATTGAAGAAACTGGCATAGAATTGCGGGCATTAATGCAAAATCTGCAACTTGCGAGGCTTGACACATTAATATTGCTTGACATCAACCGTGCTTATGCTAGTCAGGCCAATACTCTTATTGGTCAAGAAGCAATTGAATTAGCACAAGAATTACAAATTCCTACTATTATTTCTTGCCAACCAGAACAATTTTCTCACGAGAGTACCGAACTCGGTCATGGATTCTTTACAGCATCAGTATTGGAAGCTTTGCGTTCTGGCAACGGCAATACTTTGGAGGATCTAGAAAGATACTTGAGTCTGCGCACTCCAGAACTATGTCAACACTATTGGCGTCCAACGCAAAACCCTGTTACTATCATTCCCTCTAGGCAACAAGGTATCTTACCAGCATCACAAACAAATCATCGCGTAAAATATACAACAGCCCTCAGTTCTAAAGAAATCTTAGCTGCTGCTGCTGCTGCCCTGCCCACACCTTCGCTGCATTCCAATTCCCATCAATCAGCAGCAAATGCAACTACCTGGAATGGAGTGGGGGAAGTAGGGGAAATGGAGGAAGAAATTGCCAATTATTCATCACTTTCGCCCCCAGCAACAACAAACTACTCACAAGTAAAACAAACAGCCACAGCCAGCACTTCTATTTGGAAACCACTACTGTGGTGGGGTGTAAGTACGATGATGGTTATTGGCTTGCTGGCAGTGGTTGTTCTTCGCAATCAAGCAGGTTTTAAAACTGTAGAGATTTCTCCAGTTGCCACTAAAACTGCTAATGATGACAGTGACACAGAAATTCTGCCTGTGTTACCAGATGGTGCTAGGAATAACAAGATTGTCAAGATTTTGCCAACTGTTCCACCGCCTCTACAAAGTAATCAAATAAAACCACCGACTGTTCCTAAATCTGAATTAGCCAAGCGTAAGCAAGCGCTGTCGGACTTAGCGAAAATGTCGCTGCAACCAAATCAAGCCAGCGATCTCAGCTTGGCGATCGCTAAAGCTAAAAAAATCAAACCTAGTACTCAAGGTTACGAACAAGCACAAACAAACATTCAAGTTTGGAGTGGCATGATTTTAGACTTAGCTAAAAATCGTGCCAAACAGAGAAAGTATGCCACAGCCGTAGCTGCTGCTGAGTTAATTAACCAAGATCAGCCAAATTATCCACGAGCACAAGCAGCAATTAAAAAGTGGCGTCAACAAGCCAAGCAGTTTGTGGCCAACACAACCCTTTTGGATGCTGCTAATGGCTTAATTCAGCCGGGACAAGCTTCTAGTTACAACCGTGCGATCGAAGTTGCTAAAAAAGTTTCACTAGGGGAACCAGGTTCCGATCAAGCTCGAAAATCTATAAATAAGTGGAGCGAAATTATTCTGCAACTGGCTAAGCGCCGTGCTTCCAGAGGAGAAACCAAAGCAGCAATTATAACGGCTTCTTTAGTGCCAGAGGGAACATCGGCCTATAACAAGGCTCAGCAAGCTATAGAAAAGTGGCAAAACAAAAAGCCGCAAAAGTGAGCAAGGGAAGGGAAGACAAGGGAGACACGGGAGACAAGGGAGACGAGGGAAAGAATAAACACCAATTCCCGATCCCCGATCCCTGATCCCCGATCCCTCAACAATACTGGGAAACATCCTCGCCGCATTCATCGGCTAGATAACAAAGCGCTCGGAAACGTAAGCTTACGACTTCTTCGTATAAGGGGTTGAGCTTACACATTGGTGGGATGTGAAATAAGGTTTTACCAAATAACTTAACGTCGCGCTCAAAGGGACATTGAGCAGGAATGAGATGACACAAGCGGTGTGCGAATTGGCGATCGCTAACTTTAACGTGGTCTAGCCACCGACGTAGAGGCTGGAGAATATCAAAATCAGGCTTAGAGACTGGACGATGTGAGTGAATAGCACTGCTATTGCTGGCTTCGGTTGGAGTTAGTGCTACCCAGCTAGCGAAAAAAATCTTTTTTGTGGTATTGTCAAATACCTTCATTATCTACTCCTCTTTTTGCTTGAGGGTCTTCACCACTTCGATGAAGATATACAATGTAACAATTGCATTTCCCGGAAAATTCTTGTCCCGACACACATGCTACTTGCTGTTTCAGTAGTCACTTTGATCAGAACTCTTCTAACTACGTCAAGTTAATCTCAATTTCCTCGGGATCGGAAGTGTGATTGTAATATTTTCTTAATAACTTGACATAGTTAAAATTTTAATAAAGCCATCTGTCTTTAGACAGATATTAATGTAACATTTGTGAAGTTTTTTTGCAGAAAATTTCTCACTAGAATTTTGCCTAAATATATATCTAGTGTTAAATAATACCCAGCATCCAGCAATTACTTTTTGGTCATCAGTTGCGATGCTTTTCACGCCGCACCGATTGGAGGTACAAGTCTTCTGGTCGCTGTTTGTCGCTTTTTGCCCCTGACTCAACAATTGTGCATTCCTAATTCTGAATTAGGATAACCAGCAAAAGATGTTATCACATATATTGAAATTTGCCATCTATATTTTTTTAGGGTTGACCTATCTAGGATTGGCATTAGGCTATCTGCCTGGTTTACGCATGAATCGTGCTGCGATCGCCTTAGTGGGTTCTGCGTTTTTAATTGCTTTGGGTGTAGTAAATTTGCAGGAGGCTTGGCAAGCAATTGATCCCACCACGATAGTGTTTTTGTTGAGCATGATGGTGGTGAACGCTAACTTAACCTACGCAGGATTTTTCCCTCAAGCATTGTCGCTGCTTTTACGTTTTACTCGCAGTCCTTTGGGGATCTTGATCGCTTTAACCTTTGGCAGTGGTATTCTTTCCGCCTTTTTTTTGAATGATACCTTGGCGCTAATTTTTACACCACTTACCCTAAGCCTAACTCAAGCTTTGAGATTGCATCCCATACCCTACTTATTAGCGATCACAGGTGCAACAAACATTGGTTCTGTCGCCACCTTGAGCGGTAATCCTCAAAACATCCTAATTGGCTCCTTTTCAGGCATCCATTACTTGGATTTTATGAGGGTGATGACTCCAATTGCTGTAACAGGGTTAGCAATTCAAGTAATTTTACTGTGTTTACTTTACCCAAATGTACGCTCAATTGTGCCCTGCGAACACTTACCCACAGGGAAAAAGCGCATCTTTAAACCTTTATATAACAAAACCTTAATAATAACCACCGGATTGTTAATCGCTTTTGCCGTTGGTTTACCTCTAGCAGAGTCAGCTTTAGTTGCTGCTAGCCTGTTACTCATCACTAGGCGAGTTAAACCACAGCGCATTCTGCAAAAAGTAGATTGGAATCTATTGGTGATGTTCTCTGGACTATTTATATTGAGTAAAGCGACTCAAAAACTGAATTTACTGCAACCCTTCACCTATGCAGTGAACTCTGCTGCTGGTCTATTGGGAGTGACAGCTATTTTGTCGAACTTAATTTCTAATGTGCCTGCGGTACTACTACTGCATCCCCTGATTGCGAAAGATGATACCCAATCTTGGTTATTGCTAGCAGCAGCATCTACTTTGGCAGGTAATTTAACTTTGTTTGGTGCAGTCGCTAACTTGATTGTCGTAGAAGCGGCGGCGGAGTTGGGTTACAAGTTAAACTTTTGGGAGCATTTACGTTTTGGTGTACCAGTGACGGTGTTAACTTTACTTTTGGTTTTTCTGTGGATTCACTAGACTTTTGACAAAAAGATTATAGCGATCGCTTGCATTCAAAGAGGGGAATAGATATGTGGATCAACTCAAGAAAATGAATCTCTTGAAACCAACAGACTGCTGGAAAAGTAATCTATAGACGACTAAGAACTGCTATACTCTGCGCGATGAGATATCATGAGGAGCAAAAATTATTCCTACGTCAGAGCAAAAAACACAGTGTTTTGTCTTGTGTTGTTGGTTTACAAAACTTTACTTACCTATCAATATGGTGCGTATAGACGAGCGTACAGGAAACGTCTTCTTCTTAGCAGGTGAGGAGAATATCATTGAGATATATCCCAATGGCAGATGGAGATATGTACAATGAGCAACCCTAACTTTCAAACAATGAGCTGGAAGGAATTACACGCTTATGTTCTGGCTCATCGGGATGATCAAGAGGCTTTTTATGCGTATGTGGACAAGTTACATGCTGAGGCTAGGTGGGTTGAAATGCCAGCGTTACAGTCTCCAGAAGACTTAGAAAATTACCCTGAATTTATTGAGCGTGTTCGCAACAGTTCGGAACCGTAAGATAGTGTCGTTAAGTGCTGGCAATTGCTACATTGTTAAATTTACTTACCGCTCAACTTTGTTTATTTCTCCAGCTTTATCACCCTCTAAATTAGCTTGGTTGAATTGGGAATTCTTAGGCAAATCAACCCTGACATGTGACATCTGATCAATTTCGACTTGCAGATTCTGAAATTGTCCATCTAAAAGATGTCCGCCAGCTTTGCGATTTTCAGTTATAAAATGCAGATGATAACCACTAACACTTACTCCTTGCATATAAGTGGGTGTACGAAAGCCTACTAAAGTACCCTTGACATTCTTTAACTCAAATATAGATTGATTTTTTACCACCTCTACTAAAGGACGATAAGGTGGGGTTTGCTTTGACACACTTCTAACTTTGAGGTATGGGAAAGTACCTTGAATACGAATCGCATAAGGATAATTTCTTGATGGTAATTGGCGATCTAAAGATTGTTGCATCTGTTGATAATTCAGTTTTTCCGCCAAATTAATCAATTGATCTGATTTAAAGAAAGTGACCGCAGCAAAAGGAGTTTTCATTCCATCTGGAATAGGATAAGCAACTCCATCAGATTTAATTTGATAGAACTTGCCATCTAACCCAATCATTTCTCCATCCAGATTATTTAATGTTCCTAAACCAAAATTACCGTATGCTTTTAATTCTTTAAAATTAGTATCCCCATCATAAACACCCGTCATGAGTGCATTAATTGTCGATGTTTGAAAAAGAAGATTTGATGATTTGTTTTGCTGGGTTCTACCAGGAATAACAACGCCCAATGCAGTAGTACATACAACAGCTAACCATATATAAGGTTTATATTTCATATCAAAAAACAGGTCAGTAATTAGTAATATTTATTGCCAAATAATATTACTATTTCTGACCTGTCTTTAACGTTTTGCACAAATATTTTAAAAATCGTAGAAGCGCCTAAGCGCGGCTTTCCTTAGGGTACACAGATGCACACAGATACACACAGATGAATTATCCGTGTGTATCTATGTATCTGTTGGTGTTCGCTTTCTCTAAAACAGTTGAAATCTTGCCAACAGATATGCAATTTTCAATTTCCTACGATGCTACCTGAGCAGCTGTACGAGTCCGCCGTCTTCTACCATCGGCGACTTTTACAGGCGGTTCATCAGGAATTTGC
Above is a genomic segment from Fischerella sp. JS2 containing:
- a CDS encoding caspase family protein, with amino-acid sequence MANNWAIAIGVNQYQFFQPLGCAQADAEALKDFLVVEAGFLQQQCLLMTDTSPPLGDRSTYPTKENILLLLEDLAAACWQPQDRLWFFFSGYGINHNGQDYLMPIEANPAQIEETGIELRALMQNLQLARLDTLILLDINRAYASQANTLIGQEAIELAQELQIPTIISCQPEQFSHESTELGHGFFTASVLEALRSGNGNTLEDLERYLSLRTPELCQHYWRPTQNPVTIIPSRQQGILPASQTNHRVKYTTALSSKEILAAAAAALPTPSLHSNSHQSAANATTWNGVGEVGEMEEEIANYSSLSPPATTNYSQVKQTATASTSIWKPLLWWGVSTMMVIGLLAVVVLRNQAGFKTVEISPVATKTANDDSDTEILPVLPDGARNNKIVKILPTVPPPLQSNQIKPPTVPKSELAKRKQALSDLAKMSLQPNQASDLSLAIAKAKKIKPSTQGYEQAQTNIQVWSGMILDLAKNRAKQRKYATAVAAAELINQDQPNYPRAQAAIKKWRQQAKQFVANTTLLDAANGLIQPGQASSYNRAIEVAKKVSLGEPGSDQARKSINKWSEIILQLAKRRASRGETKAAIITASLVPEGTSAYNKAQQAIEKWQNKKPQK
- a CDS encoding anion transporter, producing the protein MLSHILKFAIYIFLGLTYLGLALGYLPGLRMNRAAIALVGSAFLIALGVVNLQEAWQAIDPTTIVFLLSMMVVNANLTYAGFFPQALSLLLRFTRSPLGILIALTFGSGILSAFFLNDTLALIFTPLTLSLTQALRLHPIPYLLAITGATNIGSVATLSGNPQNILIGSFSGIHYLDFMRVMTPIAVTGLAIQVILLCLLYPNVRSIVPCEHLPTGKKRIFKPLYNKTLIITTGLLIAFAVGLPLAESALVAASLLLITRRVKPQRILQKVDWNLLVMFSGLFILSKATQKLNLLQPFTYAVNSAAGLLGVTAILSNLISNVPAVLLLHPLIAKDDTQSWLLLAAASTLAGNLTLFGAVANLIVVEAAAELGYKLNFWEHLRFGVPVTVLTLLLVFLWIH
- a CDS encoding DUF6888 family protein — translated: MPTSEQKTQCFVLCCWFTKLYLPINMVRIDERTGNVFFLAGEENIIEIYPNGRWRYVQ
- the budA gene encoding acetolactate decarboxylase, coding for MKYKPYIWLAVVCTTALGVVIPGRTQQNKSSNLLFQTSTINALMTGVYDGDTNFKELKAYGNFGLGTLNNLDGEMIGLDGKFYQIKSDGVAYPIPDGMKTPFAAVTFFKSDQLINLAEKLNYQQMQQSLDRQLPSRNYPYAIRIQGTFPYLKVRSVSKQTPPYRPLVEVVKNQSIFELKNVKGTLVGFRTPTYMQGVSVSGYHLHFITENRKAGGHLLDGQFQNLQVEIDQMSHVRVDLPKNSQFNQANLEGDKAGEINKVER
- a CDS encoding DUF6887 family protein; the encoded protein is MSNPNFQTMSWKELHAYVLAHRDDQEAFYAYVDKLHAEARWVEMPALQSPEDLENYPEFIERVRNSSEP
- a CDS encoding Mo-dependent nitrogenase C-terminal domain-containing protein; translation: MKVFDNTTKKIFFASWVALTPTEASNSSAIHSHRPVSKPDFDILQPLRRWLDHVKVSDRQFAHRLCHLIPAQCPFERDVKLFGKTLFHIPPMCKLNPLYEEVVSLRFRALCYLADECGEDVSQYC